In Staphylococcus saccharolyticus, one genomic interval encodes:
- the miaA gene encoding tRNA (adenosine(37)-N6)-dimethylallyltransferase MiaA yields the protein MTKVEKPFLIVIVGPTASGKTELSIKVAKKFNGEIISGDSMQVYKGMDIGTAKVTKEEMEGIPHHMIDILSPDESFSVYEFKKRAETCINDITQRGKVPIIVGGTGLYIQSLLHNYAFEDESVSEEQLHQVKIKLKALDQLANDELHQYLASFDNESAQNIHPNNRKRVLRAIEYYLKTKKLLSSRKKVHQFTENYDTLLLGIEISRETLYFKINKRVDIMLCHGLFNEVQHLVEQGFETSQSMKAIGYKELVPVIKGNVSIDVAVDKLKQHSRQYAKRQLTWFKNKMNVHWLNKETMSLQMMLDEITTQINKRSSNHDCKRKHPRSSTREL from the coding sequence ATGACTAAAGTCGAAAAGCCATTTTTAATTGTTATAGTTGGACCAACAGCTTCGGGTAAAACAGAATTAAGTATCAAAGTGGCAAAAAAGTTTAATGGTGAAATCATTAGTGGAGATTCAATGCAAGTTTATAAAGGAATGGATATAGGTACAGCAAAGGTTACAAAAGAAGAAATGGAAGGAATACCTCATCATATGATTGATATTTTATCTCCTGATGAGTCATTCTCAGTTTATGAATTTAAAAAAAGAGCAGAAACTTGTATTAACGATATTACACAAAGGGGAAAAGTACCTATTATTGTCGGTGGAACTGGATTATATATACAGTCTTTATTACATAATTATGCATTTGAGGATGAATCTGTTTCTGAAGAACAGTTACATCAAGTCAAAATAAAATTAAAAGCGCTTGATCAATTAGCTAACGATGAATTACACCAATATTTAGCATCGTTTGATAATGAATCTGCTCAAAATATTCACCCTAACAACAGAAAAAGAGTATTGAGAGCTATAGAATATTATTTAAAAACAAAAAAACTTTTAAGTTCTCGCAAGAAAGTACACCAATTTACTGAAAATTATGATACATTATTATTAGGGATTGAAATATCGCGCGAAACATTATATTTTAAAATAAATAAACGTGTTGATATTATGTTGTGCCACGGATTATTTAATGAAGTGCAACATCTTGTAGAACAAGGTTTTGAAACGAGCCAAAGCATGAAAGCCATAGGGTATAAAGAACTTGTACCTGTCATTAAAGGGAATGTAAGTATAGACGTTGCTGTAGATAAATTGAAACAGCATTCTCGACAATATGCCAAACGACAATTGACTTGGTTTAAAAATAAAATGAATGTTCACTGGCTAAATAAAGAAACGATGTCACTTCAAATGATGTTAGATGAGATTACAACCCAAATAAATAAAAGGAGTTCTAACCATGATTGCAAACGAAAACATCCAAGATCAAGCACTAGAGAACTTTAA
- a CDS encoding glycerol-3-phosphate responsive antiterminator, which produces MKDNILPAIRNMRDLERLTKTNYKACVVLDMHIGHLKSIMELLKRHSIECYVHIDLIKGLSHDEFACEYIIQQYKPKGIVSTKTKVIKKAKMLNTLTIFRVFIIDSQALTRSIELIKKVEPDYVEVLPGVASKAVSQIQQETSASVIAGGLIEDESEIQEAISNGAKYVTTSFEKLW; this is translated from the coding sequence TTGAAAGATAATATTTTACCAGCAATTAGAAATATGAGGGACTTAGAAAGATTAACTAAAACGAACTATAAAGCTTGTGTTGTATTAGATATGCATATTGGCCATTTAAAAAGTATCATGGAACTATTAAAACGTCATTCAATTGAATGCTACGTCCATATTGATTTAATTAAAGGTTTAAGTCACGATGAATTTGCTTGCGAATACATTATTCAACAGTATAAACCTAAAGGTATCGTTTCAACTAAAACTAAAGTAATTAAAAAGGCTAAAATGTTAAACACCTTAACGATTTTTAGAGTATTTATCATTGATAGTCAAGCACTTACTAGAAGTATTGAGCTCATCAAAAAAGTTGAACCGGATTATGTTGAAGTATTACCAGGGGTAGCTAGCAAAGCTGTAAGCCAAATTCAACAAGAAACTTCAGCTTCAGTTATTGCAGGGGGCTTGATTGAAGATGAATCTGAAATTCAAGAAGCAATATCAAATGGAGCTAAATATGTAACTACAAGTTTTGAAAAACTGTGGTAG
- a CDS encoding glycerol-3-phosphate dehydrogenase/oxidase — MSLSTLKRDHIKKNLRDKEYDVVIVGGGITGAGIALDASKRGMKVALVEMQDFAQGTSSRSTKLVHGGLRYLKQLQVGVVAETGKERAIVYENGPHVTTPEWMLLPMHKGGTFGKFSTSIGLAMYDRLAGVKKSERKKMLSKKETLNKEPLVKQDGLKGGGYYVEYRTDDARLTIEVMKKAAEYGAEIINYTRSEHFTYDSKKKVNGIEVLDMINGETYAIKAKKVINASGPWVDEVRSGDYARNNKQLRLTKGVHVVINQSKFPLGQAVYFDTEKDGRMIFAIPREGKAYVGTTDTFYDNEKASPLTTQEDRDYLIKAINYMFPSVNVKDEDIESTWAGIRPLILEEGKDPSEISRKDEVWEGESGLLTIAGGKLTGYRHMALEIVDLLAKRLKQEYGLKFEPCATKYLKISGGDVGGSKNFKQFVEQKVDAAKGFGIDEDVARRLANKYGSNVDQLFNIAQTASYHDSKLPLEIYVELIYGIQQEMVYKPTDFLVRRSGKLYFNIKDVLDYKDAVIDVMADMLNYTDVQKETYTKEVEQAIDEARIGNDQPATKD, encoded by the coding sequence ATGTCATTATCTACTTTAAAAAGGGATCATATTAAAAAAAATTTAAGAGACAAGGAATACGATGTAGTCATTGTTGGTGGAGGTATTACTGGTGCAGGTATCGCACTAGATGCAAGTAAACGTGGAATGAAAGTTGCATTAGTAGAAATGCAAGACTTCGCACAAGGTACAAGTTCTAGATCTACTAAACTTGTGCATGGTGGTTTAAGATATTTAAAACAACTGCAAGTAGGGGTAGTTGCAGAAACTGGTAAGGAACGTGCAATTGTATACGAAAATGGACCACATGTTACAACTCCTGAATGGATGCTTTTACCAATGCATAAAGGTGGTACATTTGGTAAATTCTCCACGTCAATTGGTTTAGCTATGTATGACCGTTTGGCAGGTGTTAAAAAATCTGAACGTAAAAAAATGTTATCTAAAAAAGAAACTTTAAATAAAGAACCTCTAGTTAAACAAGATGGTCTTAAAGGTGGCGGTTACTATGTTGAATACCGTACAGATGATGCTCGTTTAACCATTGAAGTAATGAAGAAAGCTGCTGAGTATGGTGCTGAGATTATTAACTATACTAGATCTGAACATTTTACTTATGATTCTAAGAAAAAAGTAAATGGTATTGAAGTATTAGATATGATTAACGGAGAAACGTATGCTATTAAAGCTAAAAAAGTTATTAATGCTTCAGGACCATGGGTTGATGAAGTGAGAAGTGGAGACTATGCACGTAATAATAAACAATTACGTTTGACTAAAGGTGTTCACGTTGTTATTAATCAATCTAAATTTCCACTTGGTCAAGCAGTTTACTTTGATACTGAAAAAGATGGACGTATGATTTTTGCAATCCCACGTGAAGGTAAAGCTTATGTAGGTACAACAGATACGTTCTATGATAATGAAAAAGCTTCCCCGTTAACAACTCAAGAGGATAGAGATTACTTAATCAAGGCGATTAACTATATGTTCCCAAGTGTCAATGTTAAAGATGAAGATATCGAGTCTACTTGGGCTGGTATTCGTCCATTGATTCTTGAAGAAGGTAAAGATCCATCTGAAATTTCTCGTAAAGATGAAGTTTGGGAAGGTGAATCTGGTTTATTAACAATTGCTGGTGGTAAATTAACCGGTTACCGTCATATGGCATTAGAAATTGTAGACTTATTAGCTAAACGCTTAAAACAAGAATATGGTCTAAAATTTGAACCATGTGCAACTAAATATCTAAAAATTTCTGGTGGTGATGTTGGCGGAAGTAAAAACTTCAAGCAATTCGTAGAGCAGAAAGTTGATGCTGCTAAAGGATTCGGTATTGATGAAGATGTTGCGCGCCGCTTAGCTAACAAGTATGGTTCAAATGTTGATCAATTATTTAATATTGCTCAAACTGCGTCATATCACGATAGTAAATTACCTTTAGAAATCTATGTTGAATTAATTTATGGTATTCAACAAGAAATGGTTTATAAACCAACAGACTTCTTAGTACGTCGTTCAGGTAAATTATACTTTAATATTAAAGACGTTTTAGATTATAAAGATGCAGTTATCGATGTAATGGCTGATATGCTTAATTACACTGATGTTCAAAAAGAAACTTATACTAAAGAAGTAGAACAAGCTATCGACGAAGCACGTATTGGTAATGATCAACCAGCTACTAAAGATTAA
- a CDS encoding MerR family transcriptional regulator has product MKSNDSIRRNMAVFSMSVVSKLTELSPRQIRYYETHELITPERTEGNKRLFSMNDLDRLLEIKSFLEKGFNIKGIKQIIFDDQDHLSTDEQETRKRMIVDATQKPRSETLPINRGDLSRFIK; this is encoded by the coding sequence GTGAAGTCTAACGATTCAATCAGACGTAACATGGCCGTATTCTCTATGAGTGTGGTAAGTAAATTAACTGAATTAAGTCCAAGGCAAATTCGTTATTATGAAACGCATGAACTTATTACACCTGAAAGAACTGAGGGTAACAAAAGATTATTTTCGATGAATGATTTAGATAGACTTTTAGAAATTAAATCTTTTTTAGAGAAAGGGTTTAATATTAAAGGTATAAAACAAATCATTTTTGATGACCAAGATCACTTATCTACAGACGAACAAGAAACTAGAAAGAGAATGATTGTAGATGCGACGCAGAAACCACGTAGCGAAACATTACCAATAAACCGTGGTGACCTATCACGATTTATTAAATAA
- a CDS encoding glutathione peroxidase — MKSIYDFVVQKNNGENYKLEQYKGDVMLIVNTASECGFTPQFEGLQNLYDEYKNQGFIILGFPCNQFGGQEPGSGEEAAQNCKINYGVTFPIHEKIDVKGDNQHPLFRFLTDAAKGMINEKIKWNFTKFLVDREGNVIKRFSPQKKPNQIKGEIEKLL; from the coding sequence ATGAAAAGCATTTATGATTTTGTAGTACAAAAAAATAATGGTGAAAATTATAAATTAGAGCAATATAAAGGCGATGTTATGCTCATCGTAAACACTGCTAGTGAATGTGGTTTTACTCCTCAGTTCGAAGGTTTACAAAACTTATATGATGAATATAAAAATCAGGGTTTTATTATTCTAGGATTCCCTTGTAATCAATTCGGTGGCCAAGAACCTGGTTCAGGTGAGGAGGCAGCACAAAATTGTAAGATTAACTACGGTGTAACTTTCCCTATACATGAAAAGATTGATGTTAAAGGAGACAATCAACATCCATTATTCCGTTTTTTAACAGATGCTGCTAAAGGAATGATTAACGAGAAAATTAAATGGAATTTTACTAAATTTTTAGTAGACCGTGAAGGTAATGTGATTAAACGTTTTTCACCTCAGAAAAAACCTAACCAGATTAAAGGAGAAATTGAGAAATTGCTATAA
- the hfq gene encoding RNA chaperone Hfq — protein sequence MIANENIQDQALENFKSEKTEVTIFFLNGFQMKGIIEDFDKYVVSLNSQGKQHLIYKHAINTFTVDNESSDATEVKSEE from the coding sequence ATGATTGCAAACGAAAACATCCAAGATCAAGCACTAGAGAACTTTAAGTCAGAAAAAACTGAAGTCACGATTTTCTTTTTAAATGGCTTTCAAATGAAAGGTATTATCGAAGATTTTGACAAATACGTTGTCAGCTTAAATTCTCAGGGCAAACAACATTTGATTTACAAACATGCGATCAACACTTTCACAGTTGATAATGAGTCATCTGATGCAACAGAAGTGAAAAGTGAAGAATAA
- a CDS encoding aminotransferase class I/II-fold pyridoxal phosphate-dependent enzyme, which produces MQDITNLIEEVEETLSSYFKEIEKNALFNQEKVLNAFHHVKATESDLQGSTGYGYDDFGRDHLEEIYAHTFKSEDALVRPQIISGTHAITIVLQSTLKYGDELLYITGSPYDTLLEVIGINGNGIESLKDHGIHYNEVKLNEGHIDVSRVIEAINDQTKVVAIQRSKGYDQRPSVLIREIEKAITIIKSAYPDVIVFVDNCYGEFVEDKEPIEVGADIIAGSLIKNPGGGLAKIGGYIAGRQDIIERCGYRLTAPGIGKEAGASLNSLQEMYQGFFLAPHVVSQSLKGALFTSLLLEKVNMKTSPKYNVKRTDLIQTVQFDTKEQMISFCQSIQHASPINAHFSPEPSYMPGYEDDVIMAAGTFIQGSSIELSADGPIRPPYEAYVQGGLTYEHVKIAVTRAVENMCEQNLI; this is translated from the coding sequence ATGCAAGACATTACCAATTTAATCGAAGAGGTAGAGGAGACATTAAGTTCGTACTTTAAGGAAATAGAAAAAAATGCATTATTTAATCAAGAAAAGGTGTTAAATGCTTTTCATCATGTAAAAGCTACAGAAAGTGATTTACAAGGCTCTACGGGCTACGGTTATGATGACTTTGGAAGAGATCATCTTGAAGAGATTTATGCGCATACATTTAAATCTGAAGATGCACTTGTTAGACCACAGATTATTTCAGGTACACATGCAATTACTATAGTACTACAAAGTACCTTGAAATATGGAGATGAGTTATTGTATATCACAGGGAGCCCATATGATACGTTATTAGAGGTCATAGGAATTAACGGTAACGGTATCGAAAGTCTTAAAGATCATGGTATCCATTACAATGAAGTGAAGTTAAATGAAGGTCATATCGATGTTTCTCGAGTCATTGAAGCCATCAACGACCAAACAAAAGTTGTCGCTATTCAAAGATCGAAAGGTTATGATCAACGTCCATCTGTACTAATTAGAGAGATTGAAAAGGCTATTACAATAATTAAATCAGCTTATCCAGATGTCATTGTATTTGTTGATAATTGTTATGGCGAATTCGTCGAAGACAAAGAGCCTATTGAAGTGGGAGCAGATATTATTGCAGGCTCATTAATCAAGAACCCGGGCGGTGGTTTAGCTAAAATTGGTGGTTATATCGCAGGACGACAGGACATTATTGAGCGTTGTGGTTATCGTTTAACAGCACCTGGCATAGGTAAAGAAGCAGGTGCTTCACTGAATTCCCTACAAGAAATGTATCAAGGTTTCTTCTTGGCACCGCATGTTGTAAGCCAAAGTTTAAAAGGCGCATTATTTACAAGTTTATTATTGGAAAAAGTAAACATGAAAACTTCACCTAAATATAACGTGAAGCGGACTGATTTGATTCAAACAGTGCAATTTGATACGAAGGAACAGATGATATCCTTCTGTCAGAGTATTCAACATGCTTCACCAATTAATGCACACTTTAGTCCAGAACCAAGTTATATGCCTGGTTATGAAGATGATGTGATTATGGCAGCTGGAACATTTATTCAAGGGTCATCTATCGAGCTATCTGCTGATGGCCCTATACGTCCACCATATGAAGCATATGTTCAAGGTGGCTTAACGTATGAACATGTTAAAATAGCAGTCACACGTGCAGTTGAGAATATGTGCGAGCAAAATTTAATATAA
- a CDS encoding alpha/beta hydrolase produces MSQNQFKITVKDGTMIEVKIEKAKKKTIGIVHLFHGMAEHMDRYNELVEALNIQGYDVLRHNHRGHGKDIDEKERGHFDDMLQIADDAYEIVEIIYGTQFNMPYIVLGHSMGSIIARLFVERYHKFAQGLILTGTGMFPKRKGVPATIALKMITTVLGKRSRVRWVNNLVNQSFNKRIDHPKTESDWISTRRDEVEKFVEDDYCGFRVSNQLIYQTVKYMMQTTKRKNLDKLNKNLPILLVSGKEDPFGDYGKGIKQLGKLYKKSGIKHITVQLYKNKRHEILFEEDYQKTWQHMFEWIEKQILKKHKVSE; encoded by the coding sequence ATGAGTCAGAATCAATTTAAGATTACAGTAAAAGATGGAACGATGATAGAAGTTAAAATTGAAAAGGCAAAGAAAAAAACGATAGGCATCGTACATCTTTTTCATGGTATGGCTGAGCATATGGACCGTTATAATGAATTAGTAGAAGCATTAAATATACAAGGATATGATGTACTAAGACATAATCATCGTGGTCATGGCAAAGATATTGACGAAAAAGAACGTGGACACTTTGATGATATGTTACAAATTGCAGATGATGCTTATGAAATCGTTGAAATAATATACGGTACACAATTTAATATGCCTTATATTGTTTTGGGACACTCTATGGGGTCTATTATTGCTAGACTTTTTGTTGAAAGATATCACAAATTTGCACAAGGACTTATTCTAACTGGTACAGGTATGTTTCCCAAAAGGAAGGGAGTCCCTGCTACAATAGCTTTAAAAATGATAACTACTGTGTTGGGAAAAAGAAGTCGTGTTAGATGGGTTAATAATTTAGTGAATCAATCATTTAATAAACGTATTGATCATCCAAAAACGGAGAGTGATTGGATTTCTACTCGGCGTGATGAAGTCGAAAAATTTGTTGAAGATGACTATTGTGGCTTTCGAGTATCGAATCAATTAATTTACCAAACCGTCAAATATATGATGCAAACAACTAAACGTAAAAATTTAGATAAATTAAATAAGAACCTACCTATTTTGTTGGTTTCAGGAAAAGAAGATCCGTTTGGTGATTATGGCAAAGGCATTAAACAATTGGGAAAACTGTATAAAAAATCTGGAATTAAACATATCACTGTTCAGTTATATAAAAATAAAAGACATGAGATATTATTTGAAGAAGATTATCAAAAGACATGGCAACATATGTTTGAATGGATAGAAAAACAAATTTTGAAAAAACATAAAGTGAGTGAGTAA
- the glpK gene encoding glycerol kinase GlpK codes for MEKYILSIDQGTTSSRAILFNKEGEIKGVSQREFKQHFPHPGWVEHDANEIWTSVLSVMAELMNENNINADQIEGIGITNQRETTVVWDKNTGRPIYRAIVWQSRQTQEICTELKDQGYEETFRDKTGLLLDPYFAGTKVKWILDNVEGAREKAENGDLLIGTIDSWLVWKLSGRSAHITDYTNASRTLMFNIHDLKWDDELLEILDIPKRMLPEVKESSEIYAKTIDYHFFGQEVPIAGIAGDQQAALFGQACFDRGDVKNTYGTGGFMLMNTGEEVVKSESGLLTTIAYGLDGKVNYALEGSIFVSGSAIQWLRDGLRMINSAPQTENYASRVDSTEGVYMVPAFVGLGTPYWDSEARGAFFGLSRGTEKEHFIRATLESLCYQTRDVMEAMSKDSGIEVQNLRVDGGAVKNNFLMQFQADIVDTAVERPEIQETTALGAAYLAGLAVGFWDDKEDIRDRWKLETEFEPEMDEDKRKKLYKGWKKAVEATQVFKLED; via the coding sequence ATGGAAAAATATATTTTATCAATAGATCAAGGAACAACAAGTTCTCGTGCAATTCTATTTAATAAAGAAGGAGAAATTAAGGGTGTTTCTCAACGAGAATTTAAACAACACTTCCCGCATCCAGGCTGGGTAGAACATGATGCAAATGAAATTTGGACATCAGTTTTATCAGTTATGGCAGAATTGATGAATGAAAATAATATCAATGCTGATCAAATTGAAGGTATTGGTATCACTAATCAACGTGAGACAACAGTGGTGTGGGATAAAAATACTGGTCGTCCGATTTATCGCGCAATTGTTTGGCAATCTAGACAAACACAAGAAATTTGTACTGAATTAAAGGATCAAGGCTATGAAGAAACATTTAGAGATAAAACTGGTTTACTTTTAGATCCCTACTTTGCAGGTACAAAAGTAAAATGGATTCTTGATAATGTAGAAGGAGCCAGAGAGAAAGCTGAGAATGGTGACTTGCTAATTGGTACTATTGATTCTTGGTTAGTTTGGAAGCTTTCAGGAAGATCAGCACATATCACTGATTATACAAATGCGAGTCGTACTTTAATGTTTAATATTCACGATTTAAAATGGGATGATGAATTATTGGAAATCTTAGATATTCCAAAACGAATGCTCCCAGAAGTAAAAGAATCTAGTGAAATTTATGCTAAAACAATTGATTATCACTTCTTTGGTCAAGAAGTACCTATCGCAGGTATTGCAGGAGACCAACAAGCAGCTTTATTTGGACAAGCTTGTTTTGACCGTGGTGATGTTAAAAACACTTATGGTACTGGCGGATTCATGTTAATGAACACAGGTGAAGAAGTAGTAAAATCAGAAAGTGGTTTATTAACAACAATCGCATATGGTTTAGATGGCAAAGTTAACTATGCGCTAGAAGGTTCTATTTTCGTTTCTGGTTCTGCGATTCAATGGTTAAGAGATGGTTTAAGAATGATTAATTCTGCGCCACAAACTGAAAATTATGCTTCAAGAGTAGATTCTACTGAAGGTGTCTACATGGTACCTGCATTTGTCGGTTTAGGTACACCATATTGGGATTCAGAAGCAAGAGGTGCTTTCTTTGGTTTATCACGTGGTACTGAAAAAGAACATTTTATTCGTGCAACTTTAGAATCATTATGTTATCAAACACGTGATGTAATGGAAGCAATGTCTAAAGACTCTGGTATCGAAGTCCAAAACTTACGTGTCGATGGTGGCGCTGTGAAGAATAATTTCTTAATGCAATTCCAAGCTGACATTGTTGATACTGCTGTTGAACGACCTGAAATTCAAGAAACAACTGCATTAGGTGCTGCATATTTAGCTGGTTTAGCTGTAGGGTTCTGGGATGATAAAGAAGACATCAGAGATCGTTGGAAACTTGAAACTGAATTTGAGCCAGAAATGGATGAAGACAAACGTAAGAAATTATATAAAGGCTGGAAAAAAGCCGTTGAAGCAACACAAGTATTTAAGCTAGAAGATTAA
- a CDS encoding MIP/aquaporin family protein, translated as MNAYLAEFLGTAILILFGGGVCANVNLKRSAGNGADWIVIAAGWGLAVSMGVYAVGKFSGAHLNPAVTIALAMDGGFNWAQVPGYIICQMFGGIVGGVFVWLMYLPHWKATEDPGVKLGVFSTAPAIKNYFANFLSEIIGTMALTLGILFIGVNKIADGLNPLIVGSLIVAIGLSLGGTTGYAINPARDLGPRIAHAILPISGKGGSNWSYAIVPVLGPIAGGMLGDIIYEVFYKQTFNASCLVGVIVLIITLILGVILNKASNCNDIESIY; from the coding sequence ATGAATGCATATTTGGCAGAGTTTTTAGGTACTGCAATCCTAATTCTTTTCGGGGGAGGAGTTTGTGCAAACGTTAACTTGAAGAGAAGTGCGGGTAATGGTGCAGATTGGATTGTTATCGCAGCAGGTTGGGGATTAGCAGTTTCAATGGGAGTTTACGCTGTTGGTAAATTCTCTGGAGCACATTTGAATCCAGCTGTAACAATTGCTTTAGCAATGGATGGAGGATTTAATTGGGCACAAGTGCCTGGTTATATTATTTGTCAAATGTTTGGTGGTATTGTAGGTGGCGTGTTCGTTTGGTTGATGTATCTTCCGCACTGGAAAGCCACTGAGGATCCAGGTGTTAAGCTTGGCGTATTTTCAACTGCTCCTGCAATTAAGAATTATTTTGCTAACTTCTTAAGTGAGATTATTGGTACTATGGCCTTAACATTAGGAATTTTATTTATCGGGGTTAATAAAATTGCTGATGGTTTAAATCCACTTATCGTTGGTAGTTTAATTGTTGCAATTGGGTTAAGTTTAGGTGGAACAACTGGTTATGCAATTAATCCTGCTCGTGACTTAGGCCCTCGTATTGCGCATGCAATTCTACCTATTTCAGGAAAAGGCGGATCTAATTGGTCATATGCAATTGTTCCAGTGTTAGGACCAATCGCAGGTGGTATGTTAGGTGATATAATTTACGAAGTATTTTATAAACAAACGTTTAATGCAAGTTGTTTAGTTGGTGTGATTGTACTGATCATTACGCTCATTTTAGGTGTGATTTTAAATAAAGCATCTAACTGCAATGATATCGAATCAATATACTAA